The following are encoded together in the Acidobacteriota bacterium genome:
- a CDS encoding trypsin-like peptidase domain-containing protein, with protein MQRTVQFLSSRKGLTFLAVFAALSLGLVLGPIVSEQVWSHQDVQQVALLKVAESSGTTAAPDAAELSKGFRAVARQFEPYVVNIRSRTLPQERARSSDRDDPEVPDLLERFFRGMPSQPQEQRSLGSGTIVDSKGFIITNTHVVTGMTRRGERRPADRIEVMLSNGKIYRAEVVGFDEIVDIAVLKINADETLPAATIGDTDKVQIGDWVLAMGSPFGLEQTVTAGIISAKGRPGDRFGSVANLFGDYIQTDAAINPGNSGGPLVDMNGRLIGINTFISTRSGGSQGIGFAIPSHVFVNAYNQLVREGRIERGFIGISMNTTAMTPEMADYFGVNGDDPEGIKDGDGVIVTDLIDETGDPGSTQGPAAQAGLEVEDVVVKIGDREIETPFDLRSAVASTPPGEKLRVTVVRRGEVRTFDVELARRQLEDQEQREGRSFSFEEEPEPQQQPKEIGLYFEDLNPDDARRIELPEKEGRVLIEEVVPGSLADEAGLQAGLIISQVNGERMDSADEFYNTISNLKSGQSVVLRVVQPNPQGGLNSVAYTSFKKP; from the coding sequence ATGCAACGAACCGTACAATTCCTTTCTTCACGCAAAGGATTGACATTTCTCGCCGTTTTCGCGGCCCTCAGCCTCGGCCTTGTGCTGGGCCCCATCGTCTCGGAGCAGGTCTGGAGCCATCAGGACGTCCAGCAGGTTGCCCTGCTCAAGGTGGCTGAAAGCAGCGGAACCACCGCTGCCCCCGATGCGGCGGAGCTTTCTAAGGGCTTCCGCGCGGTAGCCAGACAGTTTGAGCCTTACGTGGTCAATATCCGCAGCCGTACGCTTCCCCAAGAGCGGGCCCGCTCAAGCGACCGGGACGATCCGGAAGTCCCCGACTTGCTGGAGCGCTTCTTCCGGGGCATGCCTTCCCAGCCTCAGGAGCAGCGTTCGCTGGGATCAGGCACCATCGTCGACAGCAAGGGCTTTATCATCACCAACACGCATGTGGTGACAGGCATGACCCGCAGAGGCGAGCGCCGACCCGCCGACCGCATCGAGGTGATGCTCTCCAACGGCAAGATCTACAGGGCCGAGGTGGTGGGTTTCGACGAAATCGTCGACATCGCCGTACTCAAGATCAACGCCGACGAGACGCTCCCCGCCGCTACCATCGGCGACACGGACAAGGTGCAGATCGGCGATTGGGTGCTGGCCATGGGCAGTCCCTTCGGACTGGAGCAGACGGTCACCGCCGGCATCATTTCGGCCAAAGGCCGCCCCGGCGATCGCTTCGGATCGGTTGCCAACCTCTTCGGCGACTATATTCAGACCGACGCCGCCATCAACCCCGGCAACAGCGGGGGGCCGCTGGTCGACATGAACGGCCGGCTGATCGGCATCAACACCTTCATCTCCACGCGTTCGGGAGGTTCGCAAGGCATCGGTTTCGCCATTCCCTCCCACGTTTTCGTCAATGCCTACAATCAACTGGTGCGCGAAGGGCGCATCGAGCGCGGATTCATCGGAATCTCCATGAACACCACCGCCATGACGCCTGAGATGGCCGACTACTTCGGGGTGAACGGAGACGACCCGGAGGGCATCAAGGACGGAGACGGAGTCATCGTCACCGACCTGATCGACGAAACGGGCGATCCCGGCTCTACCCAGGGTCCCGCCGCCCAGGCCGGCCTGGAAGTGGAAGACGTGGTCGTCAAGATCGGCGACCGTGAGATCGAGACGCCCTTTGATCTGCGTTCGGCGGTGGCTTCGACGCCTCCCGGAGAAAAGCTGCGGGTGACGGTCGTGCGCAGGGGCGAAGTCAGGACTTTCGACGTTGAGCTGGCTCGCCGCCAGTTGGAGGATCAGGAACAGCGGGAAGGCCGCTCCTTCAGTTTCGAGGAAGAGCCCGAACCGCAGCAGCAGCCCAAGGAGATCGGGCTTTACTTCGAGGATCTCAATCCCGACGATGCCCGCCGCATCGAGTTGCCCGAGAAGGAGGGCCGAGTGCTGATCGAGGAAGTCGTGCCCGGCAGCCTGGCCGACGAAGCCGGACTGCAGGCCGGGCTCATCATCAGCCAGGTCAACGGCGAACGCATGGACAGCGCCGACGAGTTCTACAACACCATCAGCAACCTCAAATCGGGTCAGTCGGTAGTGCTGCGGGTCGTCCAGCCCAATCCTCAAGGAGGGCTCAACAGCGTTGCCTACACCTCCTTCAAGAAACCCTGA
- a CDS encoding SDR family oxidoreductase — MDLKDKRAIVTGATKGIGRAIAESLIREGAKVVVTSRTASDVESTVKHLNRISAASAAGRVCDVRDAEQVKALIEFAVDEFSGLEIVVNNAGLGIFKPVEELSVEEWRQTLQTNLDSLFYGCHYALPHLKKEDESFIINIGSLAGKNAFPGASAYNASKFGLIGFSEALMQEVRHDGVRVAYIMPGSVETWFGGQAPRSESWKLSAQDVADVVIDTLKRHPRCLTSRIEMRPSRPPKK; from the coding sequence ATGGACCTTAAGGATAAACGAGCTATTGTCACCGGCGCCACCAAAGGCATAGGACGCGCCATCGCTGAAAGCCTGATTCGAGAGGGCGCCAAAGTGGTCGTGACCTCCCGCACCGCTTCCGACGTGGAGTCGACCGTCAAACATCTCAACCGCATCAGCGCCGCGTCCGCCGCCGGACGGGTCTGCGACGTCCGCGACGCCGAGCAGGTCAAGGCGCTGATCGAATTCGCCGTGGACGAGTTCTCAGGGCTGGAGATCGTGGTCAACAACGCCGGCTTGGGCATCTTCAAGCCGGTGGAGGAGCTCAGCGTCGAGGAATGGCGGCAGACTTTGCAGACGAATCTCGACAGCCTCTTTTACGGCTGCCACTACGCCCTTCCCCATCTCAAGAAAGAGGACGAGAGCTTCATCATCAACATCGGCAGCCTGGCGGGTAAGAACGCCTTCCCGGGCGCCAGCGCCTACAACGCCTCCAAGTTCGGGCTCATCGGATTCTCCGAGGCTCTCATGCAGGAAGTCCGTCACGACGGAGTCAGGGTGGCTTACATCATGCCCGGCAGCGTCGAGACCTGGTTTGGTGGCCAGGCTCCCCGCAGCGAAAGCTGGAAGCTGTCCGCCCAGGACGTGGCCGACGTGGTCATCGACACGCTCAAGCGCCATCCGCGCTGTTTGACCAGCCGCATCGAGATGCGGCCCTCCCGGCCTCCCAAGAAATGA
- the lpxA gene encoding acyl-ACP--UDP-N-acetylglucosamine O-acyltransferase, protein MAHDSTPLSVHPTALVHPSSKLGRGTQVGPYAVIEEDVEVGENCRIAAHAVLKRFTRLGNRNQLHEHAVLGGTPQDLKFQEQETALTVGDDNVIREGVTLHRASSGQATRIGSGNYLMAYVHVAHDCLLGDGIIIANNVCLAGHIEIGDHAFISGGVVIHQFTRIGRRSMIGGNAKVVQDVLPYCLVDGVPARTRSLNLVGLRRAKISSAELKPLKEAYRVIFSDHSALSDRLARLSEIDSPRVRHMEEFMRDSQRGIC, encoded by the coding sequence ATGGCCCACGATTCCACACCTTTGAGCGTGCATCCTACCGCCCTGGTCCATCCTTCCTCAAAGCTGGGGCGCGGAACTCAGGTCGGCCCCTATGCCGTCATCGAGGAAGACGTTGAGGTCGGAGAGAACTGCCGCATCGCCGCTCATGCCGTACTCAAGCGTTTTACCCGCCTGGGCAACCGCAACCAGCTTCACGAACACGCCGTGCTGGGAGGCACGCCTCAGGACTTGAAGTTCCAGGAGCAGGAAACCGCTTTGACGGTGGGAGACGACAACGTCATCCGCGAGGGCGTGACCCTGCACCGGGCCTCCTCGGGCCAAGCCACCCGCATCGGCAGCGGCAATTATCTGATGGCCTATGTGCATGTGGCCCACGACTGCCTGCTGGGCGACGGGATCATCATCGCCAACAATGTCTGCCTGGCCGGCCACATCGAGATCGGGGATCACGCCTTCATATCGGGTGGCGTCGTCATCCACCAGTTCACGCGCATAGGCCGCCGCTCCATGATCGGCGGCAACGCCAAGGTGGTTCAGGACGTCTTGCCCTACTGCCTGGTCGACGGTGTCCCGGCCCGCACCCGATCCCTCAACCTGGTGGGGCTGAGAAGGGCCAAAATCAGTTCCGCAGAACTCAAGCCGCTGAAAGAAGCCTACCGGGTGATCTTCTCCGATCACTCCGCCCTGAGTGACCGCCTGGCCCGCCTGAGCGAAATTGATTCTCCAAGGGTCCGCCACATGGAGGAATTCATGCGAGACTCGCAGCGGGGAATCTGCTGA
- a CDS encoding GNAT family N-acetyltransferase translates to MATLMPSDLNRLEPLFQEEIECWRRELHWDFSPSAQLIRRFVSSQSLPGFVLEGSGRELLGYTYFIANNPVGFIGDLFMPEAHSSFKGYQMLLDKAVQSLTSRPQVKRIECQIISFNLPLKDLFLEKGFQALPRCFLTYDLRRQQEEPAGQPNGFRVEKWQRRYFEAAARTVQDSYRSSPDFELCYDYQSLQGCSRFLRNLIDNPGCGTFQPSTTLLAMDAEGEVCGVLVTSLISPRTGMIPQISISRRWQGRGVGTHLLRRYFAVARRQGLRRITLSVSAANEGAHRLYRRMGFELKKSFHAFLWKREAS, encoded by the coding sequence GTGGCGACATTGATGCCGTCGGACTTGAACCGCCTCGAACCTCTCTTCCAGGAAGAAATCGAGTGCTGGCGCCGCGAACTCCACTGGGACTTCAGTCCCTCTGCGCAACTGATCCGCAGGTTCGTGAGCTCTCAGAGCCTGCCGGGATTCGTGCTGGAGGGGTCTGGTCGGGAGCTGCTCGGCTACACCTACTTCATCGCCAACAATCCCGTGGGTTTCATCGGCGACCTTTTCATGCCTGAGGCTCATTCCAGCTTTAAGGGCTACCAGATGCTTCTGGACAAAGCCGTGCAGTCGCTGACATCCCGTCCTCAGGTCAAGCGCATCGAGTGTCAGATCATCTCCTTTAACCTGCCCCTCAAGGATCTCTTCTTGGAAAAGGGGTTCCAGGCTCTGCCGCGTTGTTTTCTCACCTATGACCTGCGGCGGCAGCAAGAAGAGCCGGCGGGTCAGCCCAACGGATTCAGGGTCGAGAAGTGGCAACGCCGCTATTTCGAAGCCGCCGCCCGCACCGTTCAAGACAGCTATCGCTCCTCGCCCGACTTCGAACTCTGCTACGACTACCAATCGCTGCAGGGCTGCTCGCGTTTTCTGCGCAACCTCATCGACAATCCCGGCTGCGGGACCTTTCAGCCCTCGACGACGCTGCTGGCTATGGACGCTGAGGGGGAGGTTTGCGGGGTTCTGGTAACCAGCCTCATTTCTCCCCGCACCGGCATGATTCCCCAGATTTCGATATCCCGCCGCTGGCAGGGACGAGGCGTGGGCACTCACCTGCTGCGCCGCTACTTCGCCGTGGCCCGGCGTCAGGGGCTCCGGCGCATCACCCTCTCCGTGTCGGCGGCCAATGAGGGGGCCCATCGTCTTTATCGCCGCATGGGTTTTGAACTGAAGAAATCGTTCCACGCCTTTTTGTGGAAGCGTGAAGCAAGCTGA
- a CDS encoding penicillin acylase family protein — MKRLTQHSLSVLCLLSAMALAGLSCAPENSRPREEIVARGLREQVEILRDSWGVSHIYARNQHDLFFAQGYNAARDRLFQLEMWRRMATGTLSEAFGERFLAQDLGSRLLRLRADMKREMAHYHPDGEEIITAFVKGVNAYVKEALEQPENLPMEFGLLGIEPGLWTPEVVVSRHNGLFRNADAELSLALAVNKMGSAAVKEFYHFEPPDPDLEPAPGLDLDGLSEQILQVYQASRQRPVFLPEDVVDEQARAQDQAAAGALRQPSAARRGLSPLEAPEPGSNNWVVAPARSATGAAFMANDPHRSLQAPSLRYFVHLTAPGWDVIGGGEPALPGVSIGHNQEGAWGLTIFSVDQEDLYVYRTNPQDPLQYRYREQWEKMRVEEETIPVKGRQPQTVQLKFTRHGPVIYQDQEAGLAYALKAAWLEVGGAPYLASLRINQALTWEEFRQACSYFLTPSENMVWADRQGNIGWQATGITPRRPNWSGLLPVPGDGRYEWDGYVPVLDLPHAYNPPSGYLATANENNLPQNYRPVVGFRWAEPYRKQRLDEFLSREEKLTLEQMRELQLDYLSIPARQLTPLLLAAAQNPPQGAKRDVANWEAALKALDQWDYRMQADSMAAAVYTVFERYLRAGLARLLYPQAIGELGPPRLTQVLRWMRTPHPRLGRDPQRARDALLLSSLGQALEELQERLGEDASRWRYGSADLHHVRIVHPLSQALRPDLAARLDHGPLPRGGNRHSVNMTTSRDNQSSGATFRVIADLSDWDSSLATNSPGQSGDPSSPHYRDLFQPWADGRYFPLLYSPQAVVDGVATRLRLKPAGPGSE; from the coding sequence ATGAAGCGTCTTACTCAGCACAGCTTGAGCGTCCTGTGCCTGCTCTCTGCAATGGCCTTGGCAGGCCTCTCCTGCGCACCCGAGAACAGCCGGCCGAGGGAGGAAATCGTTGCCCGGGGCCTGCGCGAGCAGGTCGAGATCCTGCGCGATTCCTGGGGAGTCTCCCACATCTACGCCCGCAACCAACACGACCTCTTCTTCGCCCAGGGGTACAACGCCGCACGGGATCGGCTCTTTCAACTGGAGATGTGGAGACGCATGGCGACGGGGACGCTTTCTGAGGCCTTCGGCGAACGCTTTCTGGCCCAGGACTTGGGCTCGCGCCTGCTCCGCCTGCGGGCCGACATGAAGCGCGAAATGGCCCACTACCATCCCGACGGAGAAGAAATCATCACGGCCTTCGTGAAAGGCGTCAACGCCTATGTCAAGGAGGCCCTCGAGCAGCCCGAGAACCTGCCCATGGAGTTCGGTTTGCTGGGCATCGAGCCGGGCTTGTGGACGCCTGAAGTGGTGGTTTCGCGCCACAACGGTCTGTTCCGAAACGCCGACGCGGAGCTGTCCCTGGCCCTGGCAGTGAACAAGATGGGATCGGCGGCGGTGAAGGAATTCTACCACTTCGAACCTCCCGATCCCGACCTGGAACCGGCCCCGGGCCTCGATCTGGATGGGCTGAGCGAGCAAATCCTGCAGGTCTACCAGGCCTCCCGGCAACGCCCCGTCTTCCTGCCCGAGGACGTGGTGGACGAACAAGCCCGGGCCCAGGACCAGGCTGCCGCGGGCGCGCTCCGCCAGCCGTCCGCCGCGCGTCGGGGCCTGAGTCCTCTGGAGGCTCCGGAACCGGGCAGCAACAACTGGGTAGTGGCGCCGGCCCGCAGCGCCACTGGGGCGGCCTTCATGGCCAACGATCCCCATCGCTCCCTGCAAGCTCCCTCGCTGCGCTACTTCGTGCATCTCACCGCTCCGGGCTGGGACGTCATCGGAGGCGGCGAACCGGCCCTGCCCGGCGTTTCCATCGGACACAACCAGGAAGGCGCCTGGGGCTTGACCATCTTCAGCGTCGACCAGGAGGACCTCTACGTCTACCGCACCAACCCCCAGGACCCGCTGCAATACCGCTACCGGGAGCAGTGGGAAAAGATGCGTGTGGAAGAAGAGACCATCCCCGTCAAAGGCCGCCAGCCGCAGACCGTGCAGCTCAAGTTCACCCGCCACGGACCGGTCATCTACCAGGACCAAGAGGCCGGTTTGGCCTATGCCTTGAAGGCCGCTTGGCTGGAGGTGGGAGGCGCGCCCTACCTGGCCTCGCTGCGCATCAACCAGGCCCTCACCTGGGAGGAGTTCCGCCAGGCTTGTTCCTATTTCCTGACCCCCTCCGAGAACATGGTGTGGGCCGACCGCCAGGGCAACATCGGCTGGCAGGCCACCGGCATCACGCCCCGGCGCCCCAACTGGAGCGGGCTGCTGCCCGTCCCCGGAGACGGACGCTACGAGTGGGATGGATATGTGCCGGTGCTCGACCTGCCTCATGCCTATAATCCCCCCTCGGGCTACCTGGCCACCGCCAACGAGAACAACCTGCCCCAAAACTACCGTCCGGTGGTGGGTTTCAGGTGGGCCGAGCCCTACCGCAAGCAGCGGCTGGATGAGTTTCTCTCTCGGGAAGAAAAACTGACGCTGGAGCAGATGCGGGAGCTGCAGTTGGACTACCTGAGCATCCCGGCCCGCCAACTGACGCCTCTCTTGCTGGCCGCCGCTCAAAATCCGCCCCAGGGCGCCAAGCGCGACGTGGCCAACTGGGAAGCGGCGCTGAAAGCCCTGGACCAGTGGGACTACCGCATGCAGGCCGACTCCATGGCGGCCGCCGTCTATACGGTTTTCGAACGATACCTGCGGGCGGGGCTGGCCCGCCTCCTCTATCCCCAAGCCATTGGGGAACTGGGACCGCCCCGCCTGACCCAGGTCTTGAGATGGATGCGCACTCCCCATCCCAGGCTGGGCAGAGACCCCCAGCGGGCCCGCGACGCCCTGCTGCTCTCCAGCCTCGGCCAGGCTCTGGAGGAACTGCAAGAGCGGCTGGGCGAGGACGCCTCCCGGTGGCGCTACGGAAGCGCCGACCTGCACCACGTCCGCATCGTTCACCCCTTGTCCCAGGCGCTGCGTCCCGACCTGGCCGCCAGGCTCGACCACGGCCCGCTGCCGCGGGGCGGCAACCGCCACAGCGTCAACATGACCACCAGCCGCGACAACCAGTCCTCGGGAGCCACCTTCCGCGTCATCGCCGATCTCTCCGACTGGGACTCCAGCCTGGCCACCAACTCGCCGGGACAGTCCGGCGACCCCTCCAGCCCACACTACCGCGACCTTTTCCAGCCCTGGGCCGACGGGCGCTACTTCCCCCTCCTCTACTCCCCCCAAGCCGTCGTCGACGGCGTGGCGACCCGACTCCGTCTCAAGCCTGCCGGTCCCGGCTCTGAGTAA